From the genome of Methanothrix soehngenii GP6:
CATTGTGATAGACTATGACCTCCGGGTCCACCCTCTCCAGGCCATTGATGGGCATATTGGTGTAGTGCTCGCCCGGATAACCGGGCCTCTCCGGGCCGGTTGATGAGAGGGGCTTGATCGCCCGGCCGGATATGGCGCATATGCCCAGGCAGAAGTCGTCTGACCATTGCAAAGGAAGCTCATCCAGCCTTCCATCCATCACTGCCATGGAAAGCTGGTAGAAGTCCGTCTGGAGCCTGGGAAGTATCACCTCTGCCTCTGGGTCTCCCAGCCTGACATTGATCTCGAGGACTGCTGGCTCCCGATCCTCAGAGATCATCAGGCCGAAGTAGATCACTCCCCTGTACTCCTGGCCGGAGCTCTCTTTGAAGCCGCGCACCGTGGGGAGAGCGATCTTTTTCATTATCCTCTCCGTCAGCTCCTCGTCCAGCCAGGGGTGAGGGGAGAAGCCTCCCATGCCACCGGTGTTTGGGTTGTTGTCCTGGTTGGGATTACCTGCCAGCTTGTTGAAGAGGCGGATGGCCACACTCTCATCCGGAGAGAAGGCCTGCTTGTAGTCCAGTGCTGATTGCATCGCCTGGACGGTGTGGCCGTCGCTCAGGGCGAAGAACATCAGCTCTCTGCCCTCCAGCCGATCTTCGATCTCTATCCGATCTCCTGCCTCGCCAAAGAGCCTGGGGCTTACCATGATGCGCTCGATAGCGGATGCGGCTTCCTCCGGGGTAGCGCAGACGATGGATCCCTTTCCCGCCGCCAGGCCGTCCGCCTTGACCACCAATCCTCTTCCCGGCTCCTCGGAGCAGCGCTGCTGAACGTACTCTTTTGCCTCCTGGGGATCGCTGAAGTTCTGGCAGGGTGGGACCGGAACACGGAGCTTTTTGAGGAGATCCTTGGTCTGGCATTTGCTGTTCTCGAGCACTGCTGCCTCTCTCTTCGGCCCCAGGATCCTCTGGCCGTCCTCCTGAAATATATCGACGATTCCCTCGGATAGATAGCCTTCTGGACCCACGAAGGTGAGATCGATTCTCTCTTTTTTCACAAAAGCGAGCAGCTCGCTGATGCTCCTGGGCACTTTACCCTCGATCGCCGCCAGGCGACACTTATCCATCATCTCGCTGCCCGCATTGCCTGGGGCCACATAGACCCTCTCCACCGACCCACTCCGGGCAAAGGCATGGGCTATGGCATTTCCTCTGCCTCCCGCATCCACTACCAGAACTCTATTGCCGGACATCAGATTCATTTGAGGATTTTAACCCTAAATAAGCATATTTGCCTCTATAGTTAGCTATTTAAAACACCAGGTTGAGGCAGAGGCAATAGTCCCGTATCTTCATTGATGCCCAGGTACGGCTCTGGCCCTACCTCCGCAAGTTCCTGCAGGTTGCAGGATGACTTGCGCCTCGCGCAGGAGATGATAACCGAATGTATTCCCAAGAGCAGATGCTTAAGATCATTCAGGAGAAGAACGTTGAGTTCCTCCGGTTGCAGTTCACAGACATATCGGGAATAGTGAAGAATGTCGCCATTCCCGCCACCCAGATGGGAAAGGCTTTGAAGAGCGGCATCTCCTTTGATGGGTCATCCATCGAGGGCTTCGCCAGAATTCAGGAGTCGGATATGGTTCTCCGGCCCGATCTCTCCACGTTCAGCCTCTTGCCCTGGAGCACCAAGGACGATGTCAATGAGGCTCGATTGATCTGCGATGTCCATCTTCCCAATGGACTGCCTTTCGAGGGTGCTCCTCGCCGGGTGCTGTACCGTCAGCTGGAGCGGGCGAAGGAGATGGGATTCAAGATGAACGTCGGCCCGGAGCTGGAGTTTTTCCTATTTGAAAAGGGAAATGGCGGCTCTGCTACCACTCCACACGACTTTGGGGGCTACTTCGACCTCGGCCCGGTGGACCTGGCAGAGGATGTGCGCCGGGAGATAACCAGGGCTCTGATCAAGATGGGCTTCACCATCGAGGCCTCTCATCACGAGGTTGCCCGGGGCCAGCATGAGATAGACTTCGTCTATGACGATGCGATCAAGAATGCCGATAAGGTGGTCACATTCAAGTACGTCACCAAGACCATTGCCATGCGCCAGGGCTTGAGGGCGACATTCATGCCCAAGCCGGTTTACGGCGCAGCAGGCAGCGGAATGCATGTCAACATCTCCCTATTCCGGGGCCTGGAGAATGCTTTTTATGATCCCGAGACTCCATTGAACATCAGCGATCTGGCCAGGTTCTTCGTGGGCGGCCTGATAGAGCATGCCAGCGCTATTACCGCCATCGCCAATCCCCTGATCAACTCCTATAAGCGGCTGGTATCCGGGTTCGAGGCTCCCGTCTATATAACCTGGTCCGGGCCGAACCGCTCCTCGCTTATTCGCATCCCCTCAGGCCGGGGCCTATCCACCCGCCTGGAGTTCCGATCCCCTGATACCAGCTGCAATCCCTATCTGACATTCGCCGTCATCCTGGCAGCAGGCCTTGACGGAATAAAAAGAGGCATTGATCCCGGCGATCCCGTGGATTTGAATGTGTACCATCTCACAGCAGCAGAACGAAAATCCCTGGGAATCCAGACACTGCCCTCCAACCTGAAGGAGGCTCTTGACCACCTGGAGGGAGATAAAGTGATACGCGAGGCCCTGGGCGAGCATGTCTATGAGAACGTCATGCGATTGGGCATGCTGGAATGGGAGGAGTATAATAAATTCGTCCATCCCTGGGAGATCGACAGATACATCAATACCTATTGAGTGAATTTTGGGCATTGATTTTTTGCCCGCTCATTTTTCTGGCGTTTTATATGGCCCTGCCAGAAGCTTTTAGCAGATTTTTCTTGAAAAAAGCATTATGCAGATCTGGCACAGAGCCCCTCATGTCGCTGCTTCATCCGAAACGTATATATCTAGCATCATCATTATGGGGTCCGGGCCGGTAGCTTAGTCAGGCAGAGCGAAAGGCTCTTAACCTTTAGGTCGGGGGTTCAAATCCCTCTCGGCCCGCTTTAAAACCGGGGCTGTGGCCTAGCCAGGTAGGGCGATGGGCTCCAGCGGTATATTTGATGATGAGCAACGGGTCTGCTGAGATCTCTCGACGGGGAGGTCGTTGATGATCCGTTGGAGCACTGAAATGGGTTGTTACGGCGGTGAAATCGCTGTAAGAACTTCAGTATCGGAGATACCCGTCGATCGTGAGTTCGAATCTCACCAGCCCCACATTTTTCCCTGGTCCTTTCCACAGCGTTTAAATATCTATGATATGAACTGACTGGGAGGTGCCGAGATGTACAGTGATATTCTCACCATTTGCTGGTCCATAAAAGAGGTCAATAGAAACCTCAGCGACAGGCAAGCCACATCGGATTACTCCATAAGGTATCTTAAAAAAGGATGCTCTGACCTGGCACTCATGATGCGAGAGTTGGGACGGGCCCTCCCGGATGATAAGATCGAGGTGATCGACAGGAACGGCCAGAAGAAGTCATTCTCCATCAACGAAGTGTCGGATATGCTTTATGATACGAAGAAGATCCTGGAGTTCAACCTTATTGACAACATCAGCCGTTGGGCCGAGGCGCGCAAGCTCGCATGAACTGGATCTAGAAAGCGGAAGTTCCTCGATCAGATAATCGCACGCCTCAGGACTCATAGGGCTCATCACCACTCAGAACAGCTCGATCATCATCGGCGTTGCGTTCCAATTTTTATCTTTTACCCATTTCTATAATGAATTTTTCCCTTGGGCAAGGTTGATCAGTTGCTCTATCCCTGCTAGGTTTATGCTTCGACTGGGTATGCATGTCTCCATTGCCGGCGGCCTGGAAAAGGCGTCGGACAGAGCACGGGAGAAGGGCTGCGATGCCTTTCAGATCTTCACCACCAATCCTCGTAGCTGGAGGTCCAAGCCCATTGCTCAACAATCCATAGATCTCTTCTCCTCCTGGCTCAAAGAGTATGATCTGCACCCCGTCGTATCTCATATGCCCTACCTTCCTAACCTCGCCTCCCCTCGAGATGAGGTCTACTCGAGGTCGGTGCAGGCTCTGACCGATGAGCTGGTGCGCTGCCGACTTCTGGGCATACCATATCTGGTGACCCACCTGGGAAGCAATCTGGGCGCAGAAAAGAAAGATGGAAGGGAGAGGATAGCTGAGGCCTTGAAGAAGGCCATCGCTGATTCCGGGGGCGATGTGATGGTGCTCCTGGAGAACGGCGCCGGGACAAAAAATAGCATGGGAAGCACCTTTAAGGATATTGCCTCCATCATCGAGTCCCTTCCCGGCCAGTCCCGCAGCCTTGGGGTGTGCCTGGACACTTGCCACCTTTTTGCTGCTGGATACGATCTTCGCACCCCCCGCGCCCTGGAGAGGACTTTAGAGGAGTTCGATTGCTGCATAAGCTCAAATCGGCTCAAGCTGGTACATCTGAACGACTGCCAGGGCACCCTTGGTTCGCACCTGGACCGACATGAGCACATAGGCCTGGGACAGATCGGCCTGGAAGGCTTCCGGTCAATCGTCTGCCACCCCTCTCTGCGAGAGCTGCCGATGATAATGGAAACGCCGGTGGACTCGCGACGGGACGATAAAGCAAACCTTCTAGTGGTCAGAGCTCTTGCGTCACTGATCGAATAGCTTCTCTACAACGAGCATCAGGGCACCATTGGATATGGGCTTGACCAGATAGCTGCTCGCCCCCAGGTCATAGCATTTCTGTATATCCTGATCCTCGTTCGAGCCGGTGAGAATGACTACAGGTATATCTTTGAGCCTCTGCTCCTTCTTGATAAGGGTGAGAAGGTCGATGCCGCTGATGTCGGGCAGGTTTATGTCCAGCAGGATGAGCTCGGGCAGATCGCTTCCGTTCATGCTCTGCAGGGCTTCTAGTGCCTCCTTGCCATTGGTGGCGACGATAAGGTTTCCATTTAGCTCATTGTGCTTCAAGACCCGCCTGGTAAATGCGATGTCCTCGGCATTATCCTCTACCAGTATGATCTTAATTTCGCGATCCATTAACTCACCCATGCCGACCCATGATCATGCACCCTATATTCGATTTAAACCTCGGGTCCATAATTGAAACTACTTGCAAAAATAGTTATCCCACTGAAGGGAAGAGCCAGAGCTGCCAGGCAGGTTATTGGCAAGTCCACAGTGAAAAATCTGACGAACCACTATCGATCACCAGCGCGGGAAAATCACCTGCCTACTTATGGTCCCTCATCTCTATGAACCTGGAGATCCTTCCGCGGGAGAGAAGAGCCACTCTGCTCAGGGGCACATCCGCCTCGGGATGGTAGCCCAAGAGCCCGGCCAAGGAATCCGCCAGGGCCAGGATCTCTGAGTGCTGGGGCATGGCCGTCCTCTCCAGCCGGGTCCGGGAGCGGCCAAGGTGCATATAGGCCTTCAGCTCGACGAAATCCGGCTCAGCATCTCCGATCAGCCGGGCATAATCATCGAGCCCTTCCATGTTTTGGCCTCGAACCAGGGTCATGCGGATAACGCTGCGGCATCGGTGCTCCTTCAAGAGCTCGAGGGACTCCAGGATCCTCGGCCAGAGGTCCTTTGAGGGATTGCATATCTGGCGATACCTCTCTTCATCTGGGGCATTGAGGCTGAGGTAGAGCTGGGTTGGTCTCAGCTCCGCCAAAACCTCGGGACGGGTGGCATTGCTGACCAGAAATGATGTCATGCCCCGCCTTGAGACCAGATCGATGAACTCTTTCAGGTAGGGGTAGAGGGTGGGCTCTCCCATCAAGGATATGGCCATATGCTTAGGCTCGCGAGCCTCCTCCAGGCGCACTGGATCGGTGGTTGAAGATCCCCCGTAGCCGGATATAAACCTCTGCTGGCCCCGCAGTATCCCTTCCAGAAGCTCAGCCGGCTCCATGGGTTCCTTTCCCGGTATTGGATCATCTATCGGCCTCCAGCAGTGCAGGCAGAGGTGATTGCACTCAAGCGTTGGCGTCATCTGCACACAGCGGTGACTGGCTATGCCGTAAAAGTGGTTTTTATAGCACTGATCGCCACCCCGCATGGAGCGATTCAACCAGAGGCAGGGCTTGACCGCGCCAGAACCCACAAGGTGATAGCCCTGGCGGGCAAGGGCCTTCTCTGCCATTGTGTCTTGCATGATATTCCTCCAATACAAAGTCATAAATCCCTGACGGCTCAACTATTGCGCAGTGGTCGAAATATCCCGATGGGCTTTGGTCCTTTTGATGCTGTTCATTTGCTCTGCAACCGCCGCAGAGCCAGATGAAGATCACCATATAAAGCTAACAAAGGAGGTCGTAGCATCAGGGGATATCATCTCTCAATTGATATCTGGAGAGCCTGTGAGGTATGATAATGTCACTATATCCGGCTCACTAGAGCTGGCAGAGCTGCAGGGATCATTGTCGCAGCCCGTGAGGATTACCAACAGCATCTTCTTGGGGCCGGTAAGGTTTGCTGCGGCGAGCTTTGATGAGCCAATTGACCTGCAGGGGTGCATCTTTCGGGATAACGTGGACTTCTTTGGTTGCCGATTTGCAGGGGGGGCCGGATTTGCAGGGGTCACCTTCGAGGGTCAGGCAGATCTTCGCAACACCTATTTCGGCGGGCAGGCCTCATTTCTGAGCGCTCAATTCTCTGAAGACGCCAGCTTTAGGAACAGCCAGTTTGCTGGAGATGGCATCTTCCTCAACAGCAGCTTTGCCCGGGATGTGGACTTCGATTTCGCTCAGTTCCAGCGGCTGGCCTCTTTTGCAGATGCCAGGTTTGTCAATGTGAGCTTTCTGGAGACCCAATTCGGCGGCCACACATCATTTTTGAATGCTGAGTTTCATGGCAATGCGGCCTTCGCCGCCACCAGATTTGTCGGCAGTGTGGTCTTCCGCGAGGCCGGATTCCTCTTGGGGAGCACCTTTGGCCTCTCCAGCTTCGGGGGGCTGGCAGATTTTACCAATGTCTATTTCAACAAAACAGCCTACTTCGGGGGGGTCAAGTTCACCGACCTGGCTTATTTCGTCAATGCCCGGTTTGATGATGACCTGAACATGGAGGATTCCAGGCTCTATAACATGCGTCTGGACAACGTGAGCCTTCAGGAAGACTCGAAGATCAACCTCAACAACTCAGATTTCACCAAGCTGGAGGTTCGCTGGGCGGTGATAAAGGATCGGCTGGTTTACAATGGCGCCGCTTATCTGGCCCTGGTCAAGAACTATAAGAGCCTGGAGTGGTTTGACGATGCCGACGACTGCTACTATCAGTACCGCAGAATAGGGCAGGACCAGGCACCCTGGGGCTGGGGAAAGATCTCGGATCTGATCTCCTGGCTCTCCTGCGGCTATGGGGTCCGGGTGAGCTATACCGCCTTTTGGTGCCTCTTTACCATTCTGTTCTTCGGGGTGATCTTCTGGGCAGGAAAGGGGATGAACAAGTTCGAGATCGAGGGGATGGAGCTTCCTGGAGACCATCGCCTGAGGCCCACAGCGAGGGTATCTTTCACCGATGCCCTTTACTTTTCCATCGCCATGTTCACCACCTCCCAGGCACCGGTCAACACTTATCCCGTGGGCTTCTACCGCCACCTGGCCATGGCAGAGGGAATCCTTGGATGGTTCTTCCTCGGTCTGTTCGTAGTAGTATTGAGCGGCGTTCTCATCCGCTAAAATGGAATTGTTGAGCAAAATCCGAGCCGCCGATCCGGAAAGGTTGATATATCTGTTGGTTAAACCAGGAGAGTCCAAAAGAAGGGCGCGTGGCCTAGTCAGGATAAGGCGGCAGCCTCCTAAGCTGTAGATCGGGGGTTCGAATCCCTCTGCGCCCGCTTGCTTTTTATTTATCTGGTTGGACTCAGGGAACGATCTTGGATATGGCCAGCTCCAGAATATCCTCCGCACCCGACTTTTTCAGCAGGGGAATGAGCAGGTTGACCTGGGATCGGTCCACCACCGTCTCTATGGCATAGTAATCGGTGCTGTACAGCTTGGAGAGGGTGGGCCTTTTCATGCTGGGAAGCATGGATATGACGGCATCCAAGGCGGCTTCTGGCACGTTCATCTTCAAGAGGGTCTTTCCTCGCGCCCTCATAACAGCCAGGAGGAGTGTCTGGACTGCGGAGATGTCATCGTGTTTCTCCTTATCGGCAAAGCTCTTCTTATTGGCTACCAGCTCTGAAGTCGACTCCAGCATGACATCGATGATCTTCAGGCCGTTCTTCTTAAGGGTAGAGCCGGTCTCGGTGAGGTCCACCACCACGTCGGTCAGCTCGGGAACCTTGGCCTCGGTGGCGCCAAAGGAGAACTGGATGTCCACTGGAATTCCGAGGTTTGAGAAGTAGGCCCTGGTCAGATTGGGATATTCTGTGGCCACCCTGCTACCCGGCTTTATCATTCGGGCTGAGCTTATCTGGAGGCTCTCCAGCACCGCCACCACCAGCTTCACCGCTCCTGGCCCCTGCTTGCCATAGTTCAGATCGGCTACCTTGGTCACAATGGCCCCGGACTCCATGATCCAGTCTGTGCCCGAGATCCCCAGGTCGAAGTAGCCCTTGGCCACATATCCTGGTATCTCCTGCGGGCGGAGGATCTTCACCTTGCCTATGCGCGGATCATCTATACGGGCGTTGTACTCCCGCTCAGTTCTCTTAACCTCCAGCCCCGCCTGCTCGAAGAGCTGCAGGGTCTGGTTTTGCAGGCTGCCCTTGGGAATAGCGATGTCAATCATTTCTTGGTCTCCTCTCCAGCAACATATTTCATCTTTCGCCCGATCTGATAGCCCCTTTCAATTTATAACCAATTCCATTGGCTTGTCAATCGTCAAAAACAGTCCCTCCTGGCTCACAATATTTATAAATAACTACTGTGATACCATTTTTGTGAAAGGGGGAAGGGGAGATTATGTCAGCAGTGATCATCTCGGATACGCACTTTGGCCTTGATTCATCCACACTCAGCGATCCTTCTAAGGTCGATCGGTTGATGAAGGAGATATCGGTTTATGGGGGAGGATGCGACCAGGTCATCTTATTGGGAGATATATTCGATTTCTGGAGGGTGCGGCCTGAGAATGCCCTGCGAGAGTCGGTTCCCCTTTTAAAGAGGTTGGGCGAGGAGGATCTTAAGATCCACTATGTGGTGGGAAATCACGATCATCATTTGGTGGTGCAAAAGCAGGAATCGGACTTCATGGAGAGGACTGCGCGTGGCGACCTTTTTCCCGTATACTCACCCTCTTTGCGCTGGCGCCAGACCATAAACGGCCTGAACATCGATATGCTCTACCCCACCTACCGCATCCGCTGCTGCCACCGGACGGTGCTTTTCACTCACGGCCACCACCTTGCCGGCATTCATATCTTCACCATGCAGATGGTGGAGAGGATTCGCCGGCTTTACGGAGAGGAGCTCCTCCCCGCGGACCTGGAGATGATGATGGCCTATGCTTATGAGAGCATCTACCGCTCCTCATACATCGGCGAGATGGTCTCCTTTGAGGAGAGGGTCTGGAAGGCATCCAGCCTTTTGCAGAGGATCACCACCGGGGTTTTTCATGATCACCATATCGCCTCGGTGGAGGCGCAGTATGAGGCC
Proteins encoded in this window:
- a CDS encoding metallophosphoesterase; protein product: MSAVIISDTHFGLDSSTLSDPSKVDRLMKEISVYGGGCDQVILLGDIFDFWRVRPENALRESVPLLKRLGEEDLKIHYVVGNHDHHLVVQKQESDFMERTARGDLFPVYSPSLRWRQTINGLNIDMLYPTYRIRCCHRTVLFTHGHHLAGIHIFTMQMVERIRRLYGEELLPADLEMMMAYAYESIYRSSYIGEMVSFEERVWKASSLLQRITTGVFHDHHIASVEAQYEAIERFIRDRNLGEIDCFIYGDTHRAGIFQRMGGPLAVNAGSFTRVPGKGSRIKTPDTYIILDDDGLALRQLGKAEPLFLCELL
- a CDS encoding pentapeptide repeat-containing protein; the encoded protein is MVEISRWALVLLMLFICSATAAEPDEDHHIKLTKEVVASGDIISQLISGEPVRYDNVTISGSLELAELQGSLSQPVRITNSIFLGPVRFAAASFDEPIDLQGCIFRDNVDFFGCRFAGGAGFAGVTFEGQADLRNTYFGGQASFLSAQFSEDASFRNSQFAGDGIFLNSSFARDVDFDFAQFQRLASFADARFVNVSFLETQFGGHTSFLNAEFHGNAAFAATRFVGSVVFREAGFLLGSTFGLSSFGGLADFTNVYFNKTAYFGGVKFTDLAYFVNARFDDDLNMEDSRLYNMRLDNVSLQEDSKINLNNSDFTKLEVRWAVIKDRLVYNGAAYLALVKNYKSLEWFDDADDCYYQYRRIGQDQAPWGWGKISDLISWLSCGYGVRVSYTAFWCLFTILFFGVIFWAGKGMNKFEIEGMELPGDHRLRPTARVSFTDALYFSIAMFTTSQAPVNTYPVGFYRHLAMAEGILGWFFLGLFVVVLSGVLIR
- the purD gene encoding phosphoribosylamine--glycine ligase, whose product is MNLMSGNRVLVVDAGGRGNAIAHAFARSGSVERVYVAPGNAGSEMMDKCRLAAIEGKVPRSISELLAFVKKERIDLTFVGPEGYLSEGIVDIFQEDGQRILGPKREAAVLENSKCQTKDLLKKLRVPVPPCQNFSDPQEAKEYVQQRCSEEPGRGLVVKADGLAAGKGSIVCATPEEAASAIERIMVSPRLFGEAGDRIEIEDRLEGRELMFFALSDGHTVQAMQSALDYKQAFSPDESVAIRLFNKLAGNPNQDNNPNTGGMGGFSPHPWLDEELTERIMKKIALPTVRGFKESSGQEYRGVIYFGLMISEDREPAVLEINVRLGDPEAEVILPRLQTDFYQLSMAVMDGRLDELPLQWSDDFCLGICAISGRAIKPLSSTGPERPGYPGEHYTNMPINGLERVDPEVIVYHNGTAWGTDSAGNRRLYTTGGRVFTLVARGKSLAEARAKAYENIKRVRFNGMRYRKDIGLRYI
- a CDS encoding response regulator, with amino-acid sequence MDREIKIILVEDNAEDIAFTRRVLKHNELNGNLIVATNGKEALEALQSMNGSDLPELILLDINLPDISGIDLLTLIKKEQRLKDIPVVILTGSNEDQDIQKCYDLGASSYLVKPISNGALMLVVEKLFDQ
- a CDS encoding deoxyribonuclease IV, encoding MLRLGMHVSIAGGLEKASDRAREKGCDAFQIFTTNPRSWRSKPIAQQSIDLFSSWLKEYDLHPVVSHMPYLPNLASPRDEVYSRSVQALTDELVRCRLLGIPYLVTHLGSNLGAEKKDGRERIAEALKKAIADSGGDVMVLLENGAGTKNSMGSTFKDIASIIESLPGQSRSLGVCLDTCHLFAAGYDLRTPRALERTLEEFDCCISSNRLKLVHLNDCQGTLGSHLDRHEHIGLGQIGLEGFRSIVCHPSLRELPMIMETPVDSRRDDKANLLVVRALASLIE
- the glnA gene encoding type I glutamate--ammonia ligase; translation: MYSQEQMLKIIQEKNVEFLRLQFTDISGIVKNVAIPATQMGKALKSGISFDGSSIEGFARIQESDMVLRPDLSTFSLLPWSTKDDVNEARLICDVHLPNGLPFEGAPRRVLYRQLERAKEMGFKMNVGPELEFFLFEKGNGGSATTPHDFGGYFDLGPVDLAEDVRREITRALIKMGFTIEASHHEVARGQHEIDFVYDDAIKNADKVVTFKYVTKTIAMRQGLRATFMPKPVYGAAGSGMHVNISLFRGLENAFYDPETPLNISDLARFFVGGLIEHASAITAIANPLINSYKRLVSGFEAPVYITWSGPNRSSLIRIPSGRGLSTRLEFRSPDTSCNPYLTFAVILAAGLDGIKRGIDPGDPVDLNVYHLTAAERKSLGIQTLPSNLKEALDHLEGDKVIREALGEHVYENVMRLGMLEWEEYNKFVHPWEIDRYINTY
- the hisG gene encoding ATP phosphoribosyltransferase; the protein is MIDIAIPKGSLQNQTLQLFEQAGLEVKRTEREYNARIDDPRIGKVKILRPQEIPGYVAKGYFDLGISGTDWIMESGAIVTKVADLNYGKQGPGAVKLVVAVLESLQISSARMIKPGSRVATEYPNLTRAYFSNLGIPVDIQFSFGATEAKVPELTDVVVDLTETGSTLKKNGLKIIDVMLESTSELVANKKSFADKEKHDDISAVQTLLLAVMRARGKTLLKMNVPEAALDAVISMLPSMKRPTLSKLYSTDYYAIETVVDRSQVNLLIPLLKKSGAEDILELAISKIVP
- the twy1 gene encoding 4-demethylwyosine synthase TYW1, yielding MQDTMAEKALARQGYHLVGSGAVKPCLWLNRSMRGGDQCYKNHFYGIASHRCVQMTPTLECNHLCLHCWRPIDDPIPGKEPMEPAELLEGILRGQQRFISGYGGSSTTDPVRLEEAREPKHMAISLMGEPTLYPYLKEFIDLVSRRGMTSFLVSNATRPEVLAELRPTQLYLSLNAPDEERYRQICNPSKDLWPRILESLELLKEHRCRSVIRMTLVRGQNMEGLDDYARLIGDAEPDFVELKAYMHLGRSRTRLERTAMPQHSEILALADSLAGLLGYHPEADVPLSRVALLSRGRISRFIEMRDHK